One genomic region from Populus nigra chromosome 8, ddPopNigr1.1, whole genome shotgun sequence encodes:
- the LOC133702398 gene encoding uncharacterized membrane protein At4g09580-like isoform X1 yields MKGKGGNVGSRFPLSFWEVGAASSVVLGFVLCLLGVYLTMPASDYSFLKLPRTLEDLQILRDHLETYTIDYTAQVLVGYCVVYIFMQTFMIPGTVFMSLLAGALFGVLKGVALVVFTATAGASSCYFLSKLIGRPLVFSLWPDKLSFFQEQVARRRGGLLNYMLFLRLTPTLPNTFINVASPIVDVPYHIFFLATLIGLIPAAYVTVKAGIALGELQSIGDLYDFNSIATLFLIGIISITPTLMSKSKS; encoded by the exons ATGAAGGGGAAAGGAGGGAATGTGGGATCCAGATTTCCTTTGAGCTTTTGGGAAGTTGGTGCTGCTTCCTCTGTTGTGTTGGGATTCGTTTTGTGTCTTTTGGGTGTTTACCTAACCATGCCTGCATCTGACTATAGTTTCCTCAAGCTTCCTCGTACCCTCGAAGATCTTCAAATCCTCag GGATCACCTTGAGACCTATACAATTGACTACACCGCACAAGTTCTGGTGGGGTACTGTGTGGTCTACATTTTCATGCAGACCTTTATGATCCCCGGGACTGTTTTTATGTCATTGCTTGCTGGGGCACTTTTTGGAGTACTTAAAGGTGTAGCTTTGGTGGTGTTCACAGCCACTGCTGGTGCTTCTTCTTGCTATTTTCTGTCAAAACTAATTGGGCGGCCTCTTGTCTTTAGTTTGTGGCCTGACAAACTTAGTTTCTTCCAAGAGCAG GTGgctagaagaagaggaggattgTTGAACTACATGCTTTTCTTACGACTAACCCCAACTTTGCCAAATACATTTATAAATGTTGCTTCACCAATAGTTGATGTTCCTTATCACATTTTCTTCCTGGCAACCTTGATTGGACTTATTCCTGCTGCTTATGTCACTGTTAAG GCTGGAATAGCACTTGGAGAATTGCAATCGATAGGGGACCTTTATGACTTCAACTCCATTGCCACTCTGTTCCTTATCGGGATCATCTCAATTACCCCAACATTAATGAGCAAGAGTAAATCATAG
- the LOC133702398 gene encoding uncharacterized membrane protein At4g09580-like isoform X2 — protein sequence MKGKGGNVGSRFPLSFWEVGAASSVVLGFVLCLLGVYLTMPASDYSFLKLPRTLEDLQILRDHLETYTIDYTAQVLVGYCVVYIFMQTFMIPGTVFMSLLAGALFGVLKGVALVVFTATAGASSCYFLSKLIGRPLVFSLWPDKLSFFQEQVARRRGGLLNYMLFLRLTPTLPNTFINVASPIVDVPYHIFFLATLIGLIPAAYVTVKDHMKFNELWSDAPWDLM from the exons ATGAAGGGGAAAGGAGGGAATGTGGGATCCAGATTTCCTTTGAGCTTTTGGGAAGTTGGTGCTGCTTCCTCTGTTGTGTTGGGATTCGTTTTGTGTCTTTTGGGTGTTTACCTAACCATGCCTGCATCTGACTATAGTTTCCTCAAGCTTCCTCGTACCCTCGAAGATCTTCAAATCCTCag GGATCACCTTGAGACCTATACAATTGACTACACCGCACAAGTTCTGGTGGGGTACTGTGTGGTCTACATTTTCATGCAGACCTTTATGATCCCCGGGACTGTTTTTATGTCATTGCTTGCTGGGGCACTTTTTGGAGTACTTAAAGGTGTAGCTTTGGTGGTGTTCACAGCCACTGCTGGTGCTTCTTCTTGCTATTTTCTGTCAAAACTAATTGGGCGGCCTCTTGTCTTTAGTTTGTGGCCTGACAAACTTAGTTTCTTCCAAGAGCAG GTGgctagaagaagaggaggattgTTGAACTACATGCTTTTCTTACGACTAACCCCAACTTTGCCAAATACATTTATAAATGTTGCTTCACCAATAGTTGATGTTCCTTATCACATTTTCTTCCTGGCAACCTTGATTGGACTTATTCCTGCTGCTTATGTCACTGTTAAG GATCACATGAAGTTCAATGAGCTTTGGTCCGACGCTCCTTGGGATTTAATGTAA
- the LOC133700820 gene encoding inositol-tetrakisphosphate 1-kinase 1-like, giving the protein MADDMRGVVGYALLPKKQQSFIQDSLLSLCKSKGIDLVRIDQDRRLIDQGPFDCVLHKMYGDDWRKQLEEFQIQNPNSTIIDSPVSIQRLHNRISMLQAVSELKIESGTDTFGIPKQIVIYDKETLFDRQSWEFLKYPVIAKPLIADGSAKSHKMALVFNHEGLNKLKPPIVLQEFVNHGGVIFKVYVVGEFVKCVKRKSLPDVSEEKLKGLEGSLPFSQVSNLTSDERNDDKYYKLMDLEETELPPQSFITDIARGLRRGLKLNLFNFDVIRDARIGNRYLVIDINYFPGYAKMPGYETVLTDFFCDVVGKKSLSEEKEKGGVEKLQVVRNCDVDLTKIVSKTCCSDGED; this is encoded by the coding sequence ATGGCGGACGATATGAGAGGCGTTGTTGGCTACGCGCTGTTACCCAAGAAACAACAAAGCTTCATCCAAGACTCGCTACTCTCTCTCTGCAAATCAAAAGGCATCGATCTGGTGAGAATCGATCAAGACCGTAGATTAATCGATCAAGGACCGTTCGATTGCGTTCTCCACAAGATGTACGGTGATGATTGGAGGAAACAACTCGAGGAGTTCcaaattcaaaaccctaactcCACAATAATTGACTCTCCCGTCTCAATCCAACGACTCCACAACCGAATCTCGATGCTGCAAGCGGTTTCGGAGTTAAAGATCGAGTCGGGAACGGATACTTTCGGCATTCCGAAACAGATTGTGATTTACGACAAGGAAACGCTTTTCGACCGCCAATCTTGGGAGTTTCTAAAATATCCGGTCATTGCGAAACCATTGATTGCTGATGGTAGCGCAAAATCTCATAAAATGGCTCTGGTTTTTAACCATGAGGGTTTAAATAAACTGAAACCCCCAATTGTCTTACAAGAGTTTGTTAATCACGGCGGCGTTATCTTTAAAGTTTACGTGGTGGGGGAATTTGTTAAGTGTGTGAAAAGGAAGTCTTTGCCAGATGTTTCTGAAGAGAAACTGAAGGGTTTGGAAGGGTCATTGCCGTTTTCTCAGGTCTCCAATTTGACTAGTGACGAGAGAAATGATGATAAGTACTATAAGTTGATGGATTTGGAGGAAACTGAGTTGCCACCGCAGAGTTTTATTACGGATATTGCTAGAGGGTTGAGGAGGGGATTGAAGttgaatttgtttaattttgatgtCATTAGGGATGCTAGAATTGGGAATAGATATCTTGTGATTGACATTAATTACTTTCCTGGGTATGCCAAAATGCCCGGTTACGAGACTGTTTTGACTGATTTCTTTTGTGATGTGGTGGGGAAGAAGAGTTTGAGTGAGGAGAAAGAGAAAGGTGGGGTTGAGAAGCTGCAGGTGGTGCGTAATTGTGACGTGGACTTGACCAAGATTGTGAGTAAGACTTGTTGTAGTGATGGGGAAGActga